The DNA sequence GACTCGCGGCTGTAGAAGGACGGGAGCTCGTGGGTGCCCACGCCGATGACGGGCACACCCGCCGTCTCCAGCAGCTCCATCGTCTTGGGCAGATCCAACACGGACTTGGCGCCGGCGCAGACCACGGCGACGGGGTAGCGCGACAGCGCGGCGATGTCCTGGGAGATGTCCCAGTGCTCGGAGGCCCCGCGGTGCACGCCGCCGATGCCGCCCGTGGAGAAGACGCGGATGCCCGCCGCCGCGGCCAGCTCGCAGGTGGCGCTCACGGTGGTGCCGCCGCTGGCGCGCGTGGCCACCGCCACGGCCAGGTCGCGCGAGCCCAGCTTGAGCAGCTTCTCCTTGCCCTCGGCCAGCCGGCGCAGCGTCGCGTCCTCCAGGCCGATCCACACCTCGCCATCCACGACGGCGATGGGCGCGGGCACGGCGCCCGCGCGGCGCACCGCCTCCTCGCAGGCGCGAGCCGCGGCCAGGTTGTTGGGGTACGGCAGGCCTTGCGCGACGACGCTCGTCTCCAGCGCCACCAGCGGCTGCCCGGAGTCCTTCGCGCGCCGCACCTCGTCCGAATAGCGGAAGTCCATGGGCAGGCATTTACGCCATGGGCGGGGCGCCCGGACAAGCGCGGGCGTGGGGAAACGTCGCCAGGGTCTCCGCCCGAGCCAGGGGCAGGAGCTCCGCGCCCGCCCGGCTCCTCTCCCTTCGTTGCAGCCCCGCCGGTTGCATCCGGAGTCGCGCCGCCCTATGCCCCGCGGCCGTGAGCACCTCGTCGCCCGCGGTC is a window from the Corallococcus silvisoli genome containing:
- a CDS encoding pseudouridine-5'-phosphate glycosidase, with the translated sequence MDFRYSDEVRRAKDSGQPLVALETSVVAQGLPYPNNLAAARACEEAVRRAGAVPAPIAVVDGEVWIGLEDATLRRLAEGKEKLLKLGSRDLAVAVATRASGGTTVSATCELAAAAGIRVFSTGGIGGVHRGASEHWDISQDIAALSRYPVAVVCAGAKSVLDLPKTMELLETAGVPVIGVGTHELPSFYSRESGLSLEHRADDAEAAARIAHARFETLGQGGVLYTVPPPVEAALPRNDVELHIASALADAERQGVRGKAVTPFLLGEMAKRTGGKSLQTNLALLENNARFAGALAAAYARLAKR